From a region of the Methanolinea sp. genome:
- the hemC gene encoding hydroxymethylbilane synthase, which yields MSLKIGTRGSRLAMVQAERVAALLGDLGHRTELSIITTRGDSIDGVPLHEIGGQGVFVRALDDAILEGGIDCAVHSMKDIPALRPAGLVTAAILKRDSPADFLAHTLPLDIVHIIGTSSTRRRAQILRNLPGTFVEPLRGNVDTRLRKLADGQYDAIVLAEAGIERMSLSVPGTRLSPDQFVPSPNQGAIAVVCRDDPELTAILTEMDHPETRFDTGIERAVMEEVGGGCFTPHGISCQNGHLIGEILSLDGDRQVRIEEDVTSMDEARACGRILRKEGRTLIREAYERMGIRDER from the coding sequence ATGTCTCTGAAGATAGGGACCCGGGGGAGCCGGCTGGCCATGGTGCAGGCCGAGCGGGTAGCGGCGCTGCTCGGTGACCTGGGACACCGGACCGAGCTCTCCATTATCACCACCCGGGGGGATTCAATAGATGGGGTGCCGCTCCATGAAATTGGCGGGCAGGGGGTCTTTGTCCGGGCACTCGACGATGCCATTCTCGAAGGCGGAATTGACTGTGCCGTCCACAGCATGAAGGACATCCCCGCGCTCCGGCCGGCCGGGTTGGTCACGGCCGCTATCCTTAAACGGGATTCGCCCGCCGATTTCCTGGCCCACACACTCCCGCTCGATATCGTGCACATCATCGGGACTTCGAGCACCCGCCGGCGGGCCCAGATCCTCCGCAACCTGCCGGGAACTTTCGTGGAACCGCTGCGGGGCAACGTGGACACCCGGCTCCGGAAACTCGCGGACGGCCAGTACGATGCCATCGTGCTTGCGGAGGCAGGCATCGAGCGGATGTCACTCTCGGTTCCGGGTACGAGGCTATCCCCTGACCAGTTCGTACCGTCCCCGAACCAGGGGGCCATTGCCGTGGTCTGTCGGGATGACCCGGAGCTGACAGCGATCCTCACGGAGATGGATCACCCTGAGACCCGCTTCGATACAGGGATTGAACGGGCGGTGATGGAGGAAGTGGGCGGTGGATGCTTCACCCCTCATGGTATCTCCTGCCAAAACGGCCACCTAATCGGGGAGATCCTCTCGCTTGACGGTGACCGGCAGGTAAGGATCGAGGAGGATGTCACATCGATGGACGAAGCCCGTGCCTGCGGAAGGATACTGCGGAAGGAAGGAAGAACGCTGATCAGGGAAGCATACGAGAGAATGGGGATCAGGGATGAGCGGTAA